A window of the Citrus sinensis cultivar Valencia sweet orange chromosome 9, DVS_A1.0, whole genome shotgun sequence genome harbors these coding sequences:
- the LOC102612349 gene encoding calcium-transporting ATPase 8, plasma membrane-type encodes MEDNFKGSPYRRHTDEEAGCSQLGCDSDDEGTFSIPRTKDAPIVRLKRWRQAALVLNASRRFRYTLDLKKEEEKLQTLRKIRAHAQAIRAAVLFKEAGEQANGAEKLIAVPSGDFAIGQEQLSIMTRDHNNNALQQFGRVKGLSDMLKTNLEKGIPGDDVDLLKRRSAFGSNTYPRKKGRSFWMFLWEAWQDLTLIILMIAAAASLALGIKTEGIEEGWYDGGSIAFAVILVIVVTAVSDYRQSLQFQNLNEEKRNIHLEVIRGGRRVEVSIYDLVVGDVVPLNIGDQVPADGVLISGHSLSIDESSMTGESKIVHKDSKDPFLMSGCKVADGNGTMLVTSVGINTEWGLLMASISEDSGEETPLQVRLNGVATFIGIVGLTVALIVLVVLLARFFTGHTKNADGSIQFRAGKTKVSHAVDGAIKILTVAVTIVVVAVPEGLPLAVTLTLAYSMRKMMADKALVRRLSACETMGSATTICSDKTGTLTLNQMTVVEAYVGGRKIDPTDSNSQLSPMVTSLLVEGIAQNTTGSVYLPPNGGEAEVSGSPTEKAILQWGMKLGMNFEAVRSECSVLHVFPFNSLKKRGGVAVQLPNSEVHIHWKGAAEIVLDSCTRYIDTDDHLVEMDEDKLLTFKKAIEDMASCSLRCVAIAYRTYERERVPDEEELSRWALPEDNLVLLAIVGIKDPCRPSVKDAIRLCRIAGVKVRMVTGDNIQTARAIALECGILTSEADATEPNIIEGKSFRALSDTQREEIAEKISVMGRSSPSDKLLLVQALRKRGDVVAVTGDGTNDAPALHEADIGLAMGIQGTEVAKESSDIIILDDNFASVVKVVRWGRSVYANIQKFIQFQLTVNVAALVINFVAAVSSGDVPLNAVQLLWVNLIMDTLGALALATEPPTDHLMQRSPVGRREPLITNIMWRNLLIQASYQVSVLLVLNFQGKRILNLESDSNAHSNKVKNTLIFNSFVLCQIFNEFNARKPDEKNIFGGITKNRLFMGIVAVTLVLQILIIQFLGKFASTTRLNWKHWIISVVIGFISWPLAILGKLIPVPATPFSNIFNVFKRRRSQQRN; translated from the exons ATGGAAGACAATTTTAAGGGATCGCCTTATAGGCGACATACTGATGAAGAAGCCGGTTGCAGCCAGCTTGGCTGCGATTCCGACGACGAGGGAACTTTTAGTATTCCCAGAACCAAGGATGCTCCTATCGTTCGTCTCAAACGCTGGCGG CAAGCGGCACTAGTGCTTAATGCTTCTCGTCGATTTCGATACACACTGGACctcaagaaagaagaagagaagctGCAAACATTGAGGAAGATTAGAGCACATGCACAAGCCATACGA GCCGCCGTTCTTTTTAAAGAAGCTGGGGAACAAGCAAATG gtgctgaaaaattaattgcaGTTCCCAGTGGTGATTTCGCAATTGGACAAGAACAACTTTCTATCATGACAAGggatcataataataatgctcTGCAGCAGTTTGGCAGG GTTAAAGGGCTATCGGACatgttaaaaacaaatttagagAAGGGGATTCCTGGTGATGATGTTGACTTACTGAAACGGAGGAGTGCATTTGGATCAAACACATATCCTCGAAAGAAAGGAAGGAGTTTTTGG ATGTTCCTTTGGGAAGCTTGGCAGGATCTTACTTTGATCATATTGATGATTGCTGCAGCGGCTTCTTTGGCACTTGGTATAAAGACGGAG GGTATAGAGGAAGGATGGTATGATGGGGGAAGCATTGCCTTTGCAGTTATTCTAGTAATAGTTGTAACAG CTGTAAGTGATTACCGACAGtctcttcaatttcaaaatttgaatgaggaaaagagaaatatacATCTGGAG GTAATTAGAGGTGGTAGAAGAGTTGAGGTATCAATTTATGATCTTGTTGTGGGGGATGTTGTGCCTCTCAACATTGGTGATCAG GTTCCCGCTGATGGAGTTCTAATTTCTGGGCACTCTCTTTCCATTGATGAATCTAGCATGACTGGAGAGAGTAAGATT GTTCACAAGGACTCAAAGGACCCATTTCTAATGTCTGGTTGCAAAGTCGCTGATGGTAACGGCACCATGCTT GTAACCAGTGTTGGGATAAATACTGAGTGGGGATTGCTCATGGCTAGTATTTCAGAAGACTCTGGTGAAGAAACACCGCTGCAG GTACGCCTGAATGGTGTGGCAACATTTATCGGTATTGTTGGTCTTACTGTTGCTTTAATCGTCTTGGTTGTCCTTTTGGCAAG ATTCTTTACTGGCCACACCAAAAATGCTGATGGAAGTATTCAGTTTAGAGCAGGCAAGACAAAAGTTAGCCATGCTGTTGACGGTGCCATTAAAATCCTGACTGTTGCT GTCACTATTGTTGTAGTTGCAGTGCCTGAAGGGCTTCCTCTAGCTGTTACCTTAAC ACTTGCCTACTCTATGAGGAAGATGATGGCAGACAAAGCCTTG GTCAGGAGACTATCTGCCTGTGAGACAATGGGCTCAGCTACAACAATTTGTAGTGATAAGACTGGAACATTAACCTTGAATCAG ATGACAGTGGTTGAAGCTTATGTTGGAGGGAGAAAGATCGATCCTACGGATAGCAATTCACAGTTGTCCCCAATGGTGACCTCATTACTTGTTGAAGGCATTGCACAGAATACAACCGGCAGTGTTTATCTCCCTCCG AACGGTGGAGAGGCAGAGGTCTCTGGATCACCTACAGAAAAGGCCATTCTTCAATGGGGAATGAAG CTGGGGATGAATTTTGAAGCTGTTAGATCTGAAtgttctgttcttcatgtttTCCCATTCAATTCACTGAAAAAACGAGGAGGTGTTGCAGTACAGTTG CCCAACTCTGAAGTTCACATACACTGGAAGGGTGCTGCCGAAATAGTTTTAGATTCATGCACGCGGTACATTGACACAGATGATCACTTGGTTGAAATGGATGAAGATAAG CTGTTGACTTTTAAGAAAGCTATTGAAGATATGGCTTCTTGTAGTTTACGCTGTGTTGCAATTGCATATCGAACATATGAAAGGGAAAGAGTTCCTGATGAGGAAGAACTCTCTAGATGGGCATTACCTGAGGATAACCTTGTTTTGCTGGCTATTGTTGGAATAAAG GATCCATGTCGACCAAGCGTTAAAGATGCTATTCGACTATGCCGAATTGCTGGGGTTAAg GTGCGCATGGTGACTGGAGATAACATTCAAACCGCGAGAGCAATTGCTTTGGAGTGTGGTATACTAACTTCAGAGGCTGATGCTACTGAGCCTAATATCATTGAGGGAAAGTCGTTCCGTGCCTTGTCAGATACacaaagagaagaaattgCAGAGAAGATTTCG GTGATGGGACGGTCGTCTCCCAGTGATAAGCTTCTCCTCGTGCAAGCATTGAGAAAGAGGGGAGATGTTGTAGCTGTAACTGGGGATGGCACTAATGATGCTCCTGCCCTACATGAG GCAGACATTGGTCTGGCAATGGGTATTCAAGGAACCGAGGTTGCTAAAGAGAGCTCAGATATTATTATCTTGGACGACAATTTTGCTTCAGTTGTGAAG GTTGTCAGATGGGGTCGTTCTGTATATGCAAATATCCAGAAATTCATCCAGTTTCAGCTTACTGTCAATGTCGCAGCTCTCGTCATTAATTTTGTGGCTGCTGTTTCCTCTGGTGATGTTCCCCTCAATGCAGTGCAG CTTCTCTGGGTTAACCTCATCATGGATACCCTGGGAGCCTTAGCCTTGGCTACTGAACCACCAACTGATCACCTGATGCAGAGGTCCCCAGTTGGTCGAAG AGAACCTCTTATAACTAATATAATGTGGAGGAATCTCTTAATACAG GCTTCCTACCAAGTAAGTGTCCTGCTTGTCCTGAATTTTCAAGGGAAGAGGATTCTGAACCTGGAGAGTGATTCCAATGCCCATTCcaacaaagtaaaaaatacTCTGatattcaattcttttgtcCTTTGCCAG atctttaatgaatttaatgcTCGGAAGCctgatgaaaaaaatattttcggAGGAATTACTAAGAACCGTCTTTTTATGGGGATAGTGGCAGTAACTCTTGTACTTCAG ATACTTATCATTCAGTTTCTTGGGAAGTTTGCATCAACTACCAGGCTTAATTGGAAGCACTGGATTATTTCCGTCGTCATTGGCTTCATCAG TTGGCCCCTCGCTATTCTGGGGAAATTGATACCTGTGCCAGCAACTCCCTTCAGTAATATCTTCAATGTATTCAAAAGAAGACGTTCTCAACAAAGAAATTAG
- the LOC102612047 gene encoding choline monooxygenase, chloroplastic: MAMTMSSTAMIMKIPNHNTFKSHQLLNCVKKRSCSSSSCYSENLVAAQKLVYEFNPQIPIEKALTPPSSWYTDPSFLALELHRVFYRSWQVVGYTDQLKDPQDFFSGRIGEVEFVVCRDDNGKIHAFHNVCRHHASILATGSGKKSWFVCPYHGWTYGLDGTLLKATRITGIKDFNVKEFGLVPLEVATWGPFVLLNMGKEAVHQEEVDSNVVANEWLGGSSEILSINGIDSSLSYLCRREYTIECNWKVFCDNYLDGGYHVPYAHKGLASGLQLDSYSTTLYEKVSVQRCESGSTEGTDDTHRLGSKAFYAFIYPNFMINRYGPWMDTNLVIPLGPTRCEVVFDYFLDGSLMDDKAFIEQSLKDSEQVQIEDIILCEGVQRGLESPAYCSGRYAPSVEQAMYHFHSLLHCNLTN; encoded by the exons ATGGCTATGACGATGAGCTCGACGGCGATGATCATGAAAATTCCAAATCATAATACCTTCAAAAGCCATCAACTTCTCAACTGTGTAAAGAAGCGGAGCTGCTCTTCATCTTCTTGTTATTCTGAGAACTTGGTCGCAGCTCAAAAATTAGTATATGAATTTAACCCACAAATCCCAATAGAAAAAGCACTAACTCCACCAAGCTCATGGTACACTGATCCTTCTTTCCTTGCCCTTGAACTCCATCGTGTCTTCTACAGAAGCTGGCAGGTCGTTGGTTATACGGATCAACTTAAAGACCCTCAAGATTTTTTCAGTGGAAG AATTGGAGAAGTAGAGTTTGTGGTTTGCAGAGATGATAATGGGAAGATTCATGCTTTTCATAATGTATGCCGGCATCATGCATCTATTCTTGCAACTGGAAGTGGGAAAAAGTCTTGGTTCGTTTGCCCTTATCAT GGATGGACATATGGGCTGGATGGAACACTTCTCAAGGCCACTAGAATAACCGGCATAAAGGATTTTAATGTCAAG GAGTTTGGACTTGTGCCTCTTGAAGTAGCTACTTGGGGACCATTTGTTCTTCTAAATATGGGAAAAGAAGCTGTACATCAAGAAGAAGTTGATAGTAATGTAGTAGCGAACGAGTGGCTGGGTGGTAGCTCAGAAATACTGAGCATAAATGGTATTGATTCCTCCCTAAGCTACCTATGCAGAAGAGAGTACACCATTGAATGCAACTGGAAG GTTTTCTGCGACAACTACTTAGATGGCGGTTACCATGTTCCATATGCACATAAAGGCCTTGCATCTGGTCTTCAGCTGGATTCTTACTCAACAACG TTATATGAAAAGGTTAGCGTCCAAAGATGTGAAAGTGGCTCTACAGAAGGCACAGATGATACCCATCGCCTTGGATCTAAAGCGTTTTATGCTTTCATATATCCAAACTTCATGATTAATCG CTATGGACCTTGGATGGACACCAATCTGGTGATTCCTCTCGGACCTACAAGATGCGAAGTGGTGTTTGACTACTTTCTCGATGGTTCTTTGATG GACGACAAAGCTTTTATAGAGCAAAGCCTTAAAGATAGTGAGCAAGTGCAG ATAGAAGACATTATTCTTTGTGAAGGTGTCCAGAGGGGCCTTGAATCTCCAGCATATTGTAGCGGCAGGTATGCACCCTCTGTCGAACAAGCCATGTACCATTTCCATTCTCTACTACATTGTAACCTTACGAACTAG
- the LOC102613551 gene encoding probable LRR receptor-like serine/threonine-protein kinase At1g56140: protein MGLEISEEFIPVTPVKTISSARAKLLDIEEKEALENDEECKTPKSPAHTLKQPLAKELVRLALRTTKEGVSKDFFNGNLRTISYFDFQTLKKATKNFHPGNLLGRGGFGPVYRGKLADGTLVAVKKLCVDKSQQGESEFLSEVRMITSIQHKNLVRLLGCCSDGSQRLLVYEYMKNRSLDLLIYGESDKFLNWSTRFQIILGIARGLQYLHEDSHTRIVHRDIKASNVLLDEKFQSKIGDFGLARFFPEDQAYLSTNFAGTLGYTAPEYAIRGELSEKADIYSFGVLVLEIISCRKNTDLTLPSEMQYLPEYAWKLYERGRILELVDPRMRKEGIVERDALQVINVAFICLQPHGNQRPPMSEIVAMLTCKVESGIPVRPAYLERRRKRDETLSWDTISEPFPSLTQSESPALPHQQPSN from the exons ATGGGTCTCGAGATTTCTGAAGAATTCATACCAGTAACACCCGTCAAAACCATTTCAAGTGCAAGAGCAAAATTGCTTGATATCGAAGAAAAAGAAGCTcttgaaaatgatgaagagtGCAAGACACCTAAATCACCGGCACATACATTGAAGCAGCCGTTG GCAAAGGAGTTGGTGAGGCTGGCACTACGAACAACTAAAGAGGGAG TATCCAAGGATTTTTTTAACGGGAATCTTCGAACAATAAGCTATTTTGATTTCCAGACACTGAAGAAGgcaactaaaaattttcatcctGGAAATCTTCTTGGAAGAGGTGGTTTTGGACCGGTTTACCGG GGCAAATTAGCTGATGGGACATTGGTTGCTGTGAAAAAATTGTGTGTTGACAAATCCCAACAAGGAGAATCAGAATTCCTTTCTGAAGTGAGAATGATAACAAGCATTCAACACAAGAACCTTGTTCGTCTCCTCGGATGTTGCTCAGATGGGTCTCAACGGCTGCTTGTCTATGAATACATGAAGAATAGAAGCTTGGACTTATTGATTTATG GAGAAAGTGACAAGTTCCTGAATTGGAGCACTAGGTTTCAGATAATCCTCGGTATAGCTCGAGGACTGCAATATCTACATGAAGATTCGCATACAAGGATTGTTCATAGAGATATCAAAGCGAGCAACGTTCTTCTTGATGAAAAGTTCCAATCAAAGATTGGCGATTTTGGCCTTGCTCGATTCTTTCCTGAAGACCAAGCCTATCTCAGCACTAACTTTGCTGGAACACT AGGCTATACGGCACCCGAATATGCTATTAGAGGAGAACTTTCTGAAAAGGCTGACATTTATAGCTTTGGAGTACTTGTTCTCGAAATAATTAGCTGCAGGAAAAATACAGATCTTACCTTACCATCCGAAATGCAATACCTTCCTGAATAC GCATGGAAGTTATATGAGAGAGGAAGGATACTTGAGCTGGTGGATCCAAGAATGAGAAAAGAGGGCATTGTGGAGAGGGATGCGTTACAAGTAATCAATGTGGCATTTATTTGCCTTCAGCCTCATGGGAACCAAAGACCTCCCATGTCAGAAATTGTTGCAATGCTGACATGCAAAGTTGAATCCGGCATTCCGGTGCGGCCAGCGTATTTGGAGCGACGGCGGAAAAGGGATGAGACTTTGTCTTGGGATACAATATCAGAGCCTTTCCCTTCTCTCACACAAAGCGAGTCACCTGCACTGCCTCATCAACAACCATCAAACTGA
- the LOC102614243 gene encoding auxin efflux carrier component 2, which produces MITGKDIYDVLAAIVPLYVAMILAYGSVRWWKIFTPDQCSGINRFVAVFAVPLLSFHFISLNDPYAMNYHFIAADSLQKVVILAALFLWQAFTKHGNLEWMITLFSLSTLPNTLVMGIPLLKAMYGDDSGSLMVQVVVLQSVIWYTLMLFMFEYRGAKLLITEQFPETAGSITSFRVDSDVVSLNGREPLQTDAEIGDDGKLHVVVRRSSASSIVSSFNKSHGLNSLTSMTPRASNLTGVEIYSVQSSREPTPRASSFNQNDFYAMFASKAPSPKHGYTNSFQGGVGDVYSLQSSKGATPRTSNFDEEMFKLGNKKRGGRSMSGELFNGGLVSSYPPPNPMFSGGTSAGARKKESVGGGGSGGGAASAGVPNNKELHMFVWSSTASPVSEGNLRHAVNRAASADFAGVDSSNKAALFHENAASKAMHELIENMSPASKVNGERNIEIEDGSKFPSSGSPYSCQKKMVMEEGDAAKKHQMPPASVMTRLILIMVWRKLIRNPNTYSSVLGLIWSLVSYRWHIKMPTIMSGSISILSDAGLGMAMFSLGLFMALQPKIIACGKSVATFAMAVRFLTGPAVIAATSIAIGLRGVLLHIAIVQAALPQGIVPFVFAKEYNVHPDILSTAVIFGMLIALPITILYYVLLGL; this is translated from the exons ATGATTACAGGCAAAGACATATACGATGTTCTTGCAGCAATAGTGCCCTTGTATGTTGCCATGATACTAGCCTATGGCTCTGTCCGGTGGTGGAAAATTTTCACACCGGACCAATGCTCCGGCATCAACCGTTTTGTTGCCGTATTCGCGGTCCCATTGCtctcatttcatttcatctcTTTAAACGATCCTTATGCAATGAACTATCACTTCATCGCCGCCGACTCCCTCCAAAAAGTTGTCATTTTAGCCGCTCTGTTTCTCTGGCAGGCTTTCACAAAACACGGCAATCTCGAATGGATGATCACATTATTCTCCTTGTCCACTCTCCCCAACACTCTCGTGATGGGCATCCCGCTTTTGAAAGCCATGTATGGCGACGATTCTGGGAGCTTAATGGTTCAAGTTGTTGTTCTACAAAGTGTAATCTGGTACACACTTATGCTGTTCATGTTTGAATACAGAGGAGCCAAGCTGCTCATAACAGAGCAATTTCCTGAAACCGCCGGCTCCATCACTTCATTCAGGGTCGATTCTGATGTTGTTTCGCTCAATGGGCGGGAGCCTTTACAGACTGACGCCGAAATTGGCGATGATGGAAAGCTTCATGTTGTGGTTAGAAGATCTAGTGCCTCTtcaattgtttcttcatttaacAAGTCTCACGGCTTGAACTCATTAACATCTATGACCCCACGAGCTTCGAATCTCACTGGGGTTGAGATATATTCAGTGCAGTCTTCGCGGGAGCCGACACCAAGGGCGTCAAGCTTCAATCAAAACGATTTTTATGCCATGTTTGCTAGTAAAGCACCGAGTCCGAAACATGGGTATACTAATAGTTTCCAGGGCGGTGTTGGTGACGTGTATTCGTTGCAATCCTCAAAAGGGGCGACTCCGAGGACATCGAACTTCGATGAGGAGATGTTTAAGCTTGGGAATAAGAAGAGAGGAGGGAGGAGCATGAGTGGCGAGCTTTTTAACGGCGGTCTGGTTTCTTCTTACCCGCCTCCGAATCCGATGTTTTCAGGAGGAACAAGTGCAGGTGCAAGGAAGAAGGAGAgtgttggtggtggtggtagCGGAGGTGGAGCAGCATCTGCAGGAGTGCCGAATAATAAAGAGCTTCATATGTTTGTTTGGAGCTCTACCGCTTCTCCTGTTTCTGAAGGGAACTTGAGACATGCAGTTAATAGAGCTGCCTCCGCTGACTTTGCAGGTGTTGATTCTTCTAATAAAGCTGCTCTATTCCATGAAAATGCTGCTTCTAAAG CCATGCATGAGCTGATTGAAAATATGAGTCCAGCTAGCAAAGTGAATGGGGAAAGGAATATCGAAATCGAGGATGGATCAAAGTTTCCATCAAGTGGGTCTCCTTACAGTTGCCAGAAGAAAATGGTGATGGAAGAAGGAGATGCAGCAAAGAAACACCAGATGCCACCAGCCAGTGTGATGACTAGGCTTATTCTTATCATGGTTTGGAGGAAGCTCATCAGAAACCCTAACACATACTCAAGTGTTTTAGGCCTCATATGGTCACTAGTATCATACAG GTGGCACATCAAAATGCCAACTATTATGTCAGGATCAATATCGATATTATCCGATGCAGGCCTGGGAATGGCCATGTTTAGTCTAg gTTTATTCATGGCTTTGCAACCAAAGATCATAGCTTGTGGAAAATCTGTGGCAACATTTGCAATGGCTGTTAGATTTTTGACTGGCCCCGCTGTAATTGCTGCTACTTCTATTGCCATTGGCCTTCGAGGGGTTCTTCTTCACATTGCAATTGTACAG GCAGCACTTCCCCAAGGAATTGTTCCTTTTGTCTTTGCCAAGGAATACAATGTGCATCCAGATATACTTAGCACTGC GGTTATATTTGGAATGCTGATTGCCTTGCCAATAACAATACTCTATTATGTCCTTCTGGGGCTTTAA
- the LOC102613653 gene encoding plant intracellular Ras-group-related LRR protein 6, protein MMYEQQQQFHHHQTNKLDMRRKAADHRRTSIQEAESLEVVDLSGMSLDSLPIPSINLGTIYKLDLSNNNLQMIPESLTARLLNVVVLDVHSNQLKCLPNSIGCLSKLKVLDVSGNLLESLPKTIENCRSLEELNANFNKLRQLPDTIGFELINLKTLSINCNKIVILPQSLTHLTSLRVLDARLNCLKSLPEDLENLINLEVLNISQNFQYLETLPYSIGLLMSLVELDVSYNKITTLPDSIGCLRKLQKLSLEGNPLVSPPMDVVEQGLSAVKGYLSEKMNNDHKSPKKKSWVGKLVKYGTFNGALRNHRSEERERFIMSDFRAIDGLASPRHIGMFSPRRLFSPRSYFTK, encoded by the exons ATGATGTATGAACAGCagcaacaattccatcatcacCAAACGAACAAGCTGGATATGAGGAGGAAAGCCGCTGATCATCGGCGAACATCGATACAGGAAGCTGAGAGCCTCGAGGTTGTTGATTTGAGTGGCATGTCCTTGGATTCTCTCCCTATCCCTTCTATCAATTTGGGCACCATTTACAAGCTTGATCTCTCCAATAACAATCTTCAG ATGATTCCGGAGTCCTTAACAGCAAGGTTGCTTAATGTGGTGGTGTTGGATGTGCACTCTAATCAGCTTAAATGCTTACCCAATTCCATTGGCTGCTTGTCAAAACTTAAGGTTCTTGATGTTTCTGGTAATCTTCTCGAATCGTTACCAAAGACCATTGAGAATTGCAG GTCATTAGAAGAACTGAATGCCAATTTCAACAAGCTGAGGCAGCTACCAGACACAATTGGATTTGAATTAATCAATCTCAAAACGCTCTCAATCAACTGCAACAAGATAGTGATACTCCCACAATCACTCACTCATCTAACATCTCTACGCGTCTTAGACGCCCGTCTCAATTGCCTCAAGTCCCTCCCTGAAGACTTAGAAAACCTAATCAACCTCGAAGTGCTCAATATTAGCCAAAACTTCCAGTATCTTGAAACCCTGCCTTATTCCATTGGCCTCCTCATGTCCCTTGTCGAATTAGATGTGAGTTACAACAAGATCACCACTCTACCCGACTCCATCGGGTGCCTCAGGAAGTTGCAAAAGCTCTCCTTAGAAGGAAACCCTCTCGTTTCGCCGCCAATGGACGTTGTGGAGCAAGGTTTGAGTGCGGTTAAAGGTTACTTGAGTGAGAAAATGAACAATGATCACAAGTCTCCTAAGAAAAAATCATGGGTTGGTAAGTTGGTGAAGTACGGAACTTTCAATGGAGCCTTGAGGAATCATAGAAGTGAGGAGAGGGAAAGATTCATCATGTCTGATTTTCGAGCAATCGATGGCCTTGCTTCGCCGAGGCACATCGGAATGTTCTCCCCTCGCCGTCTCTTCTCCCCCCGGAGTTACTTCACTAAATGA